From a region of the Thermomicrobium roseum DSM 5159 genome:
- a CDS encoding peptidoglycan recognition protein family protein: protein MSEELLVTGVLPRIDAARFAQILAAVGSPAAAEAAQAWAAVAAEGVDPLFALAVFWHESRCGTTGLVAAHELRNPGATRTSRTGVGEPVSVPGRGRFWRYPSWTDGFRDLARRLVDPGFVYRQQGAWSVERIVPLWAPAADGNDPARYVAAVRAFMAQHAGQPVAGVPLRLAWLPPSAPNRPGFPLQPAWITIHETANENPGADAEAHRRFVHAGGGPEGVSFHFVVDDREAVQLLPVVENGWHAGDGPSGPGNRTSVAIELCVHAGSDWARTQEHGARLTAALCRAFGLPAERVVPHQRWSGKGCPRRLLAQGFGRFVDRVAEQLRAAGRFFPQTGYTLRGDFLAFWEARGGLELFGYPLSAERREPCEDGHEHWVQWFERACFERHEERPPGRQVLLRRLGALALAGKEAP, encoded by the coding sequence ATGTCCGAGGAACTCCTGGTCACCGGCGTCCTGCCGCGCATCGATGCCGCACGCTTCGCCCAGATCCTGGCTGCGGTCGGCTCGCCGGCCGCCGCGGAGGCAGCGCAGGCTTGGGCAGCCGTCGCGGCCGAGGGGGTCGATCCCCTCTTCGCCCTGGCCGTCTTCTGGCACGAATCGCGCTGCGGGACGACCGGGCTGGTCGCCGCGCACGAGCTCCGCAACCCGGGCGCGACGCGGACCAGCCGGACCGGCGTGGGCGAGCCGGTCAGCGTGCCTGGCCGCGGCCGTTTCTGGCGCTATCCCTCCTGGACCGACGGGTTCCGGGACCTCGCGCGACGGCTGGTCGACCCCGGCTTCGTCTATCGCCAACAGGGTGCCTGGAGCGTCGAGCGGATCGTCCCACTCTGGGCGCCGGCAGCCGACGGCAACGATCCGGCACGCTATGTGGCCGCGGTGCGCGCCTTCATGGCGCAGCACGCCGGCCAGCCGGTCGCCGGTGTCCCCCTGCGTCTGGCCTGGTTGCCGCCCAGTGCCCCCAACCGGCCCGGCTTTCCGCTGCAGCCGGCCTGGATCACGATCCACGAGACGGCGAACGAAAACCCCGGCGCCGATGCCGAGGCGCACCGCCGCTTCGTCCACGCCGGGGGTGGGCCGGAAGGGGTGAGCTTCCATTTCGTGGTGGACGACCGCGAAGCGGTGCAGCTCCTGCCGGTCGTGGAGAACGGCTGGCACGCCGGGGACGGGCCGAGCGGTCCGGGAAACCGGACGAGCGTCGCGATCGAGCTCTGCGTGCATGCTGGCTCGGACTGGGCGCGCACCCAGGAGCACGGGGCACGCCTGACCGCTGCCCTCTGTCGTGCGTTCGGGCTCCCGGCCGAGCGGGTCGTGCCGCACCAGCGCTGGAGCGGGAAGGGGTGCCCGCGTCGGTTGCTGGCGCAGGGGTTCGGGCGCTTTGTTGACCGGGTGGCCGAACAGCTGCGCGCCGCAGGACGGTTCTTCCCGCAGACCGGCTACACGCTACGCGGCGACTTTTTGGCCTTCTGGGAAGCCCGCGGTGGACTGGAGCTCTTCGGCTACCCGCTGAGCGCCGAGCGGCGCGAGCCCTGCGAGGACGGCCACGAGCACTGGGTGCAGTGGTTCGAGCGCGCCTGCTTCGAGCGGCACGAGGAGCGGCCACCCGGCCGCCAGGTGCTGCTGCGCCGCCTGGGCGCGCTGGCCCTGGCGGGAAAGGAGGCACCGTGA